In Elaeis guineensis isolate ETL-2024a chromosome 1, EG11, whole genome shotgun sequence, a genomic segment contains:
- the LOC105037946 gene encoding LOW QUALITY PROTEIN: uncharacterized protein (The sequence of the model RefSeq protein was modified relative to this genomic sequence to represent the inferred CDS: inserted 1 base in 1 codon), translated as MEDLKVALNNHADLVSELXEKLSAELRSGFRPAVDNFIGFFHAIDWKEPWLICLLLFHLSLLLITIILRKNVNFQLCLSMLAFTGVYLAERINSFLGKHWKSFAGQNYFDPHGLFISVLWSGPLLLVTMVIVVNTLFTLCHLIVKWKKAELRHRARLARDKQE; from the exons ATGGAAGATCTGAAGGTGGCCTTAAATAATCACGCGGATCTCGTATCCGAGC TTGAGAAGCTCTCCGCTGAACTCCGCTCCGGATTCCGCCCGGCGGTCGACAACTTCATCGGCTTCTTCCACGCCATCGATTGGAAG GAACCTTGGTTGATATGCTTATTACTGTTCCACCTTTCTTTGCTGCTGATAACTATCATCTTGAGGAAGAATGTCAACTTCCAACTCTGCCTATCCATGCTAGCAT TTACTGGTGTATATCTTGCTGAGAGGATAAATAGTTTTCTGGGAAAACACTGGAAGAGCTTTGCAGGCCAGAATTACTTTGATCCTCATGGTCTTTTTATTTCAGTCCTCTGGTCTGGTCCACTTCTTTTGGTAACTATGGTAATTGTG GTGAATACTCTCTTCACATTGTGCCATCTTATTGTGAAGTGGAAAAAGGCAGAACTCAGACATCGGGCTCGGCTTGCTCGTGACAAGCAGGAATGA